The following DNA comes from Pieris napi chromosome 18, ilPieNapi1.2, whole genome shotgun sequence.
AATATTCTGATGAAATAATCTTAAAGTATGTTGCTTTCCTTttggtttattaaaacatgttaAATTGCCAGAAGATACCTTTTTATTATccacaaataataattgattatttaaacgGTTAACTTCTGTTGTCTTACAGCCTAGTTTAAAGTACTATCCGGAGTGACCTCTACAGTTGTAGAATAACCTAAGGTATGTGTTTCAGCAGGAAGAGTATACTCTATCTGACTGGTATTGGCCTCCAAGTATGTTGGTATTATAGGTGGACCCTCCTTCGTACAacataaagatatattatcaATCACTGTGTTGTTAGTGTAACTAGGCAACACAGTCTCGTCACTAATCCtagaatttgttatattagctATAACCTTGTTAATATTGTATGCTATCAACATAGCAATCAACCGTCTACATTCAAAAGacagagataatttaaaattgttaactgtcaaagtttatatttagtaaaacAAATAACGACAGTGTTGCCAACTTGGGGGTTTTCTCCCCAACTTTAGGGGTAATCACGATGTCCAGGGGTTTTTAAGGGGTACATTTATTTAGGGGGATTTTTGGGGGGCAATTtattcaagattttttttctctacTAACACGattctatacaatttatattaagcttctaacgcaataaacaaactaaaccTAATATAAACTCCAAGCCTGGCTACAGCTTCAATATCggaaaacaataatttcatGTGACAAATTTGTTCCTTCTGCCCGTATATTCAAATCATTTAACGTCAATGTGTACGCTTTCAAAAATTTCGGCAACAGCAAAACGCAGCGCGTTATCCAGGCCGATGCCTTCGACGAAATATTAGGAGCTTATTCCAATGACATTTAATAacattgtattataaaaagcaCATTGAAGCAattcgttttttattttaattctgtcTCGTTTAACTATAAcagatatagataaaaaagaaaaagtacaaaaagctttaaaaataatgtatgaaaAGAAATTGAAACGCTAAAATATGTCTGCCAAGAAACGTTgtgaaaaaaatgaaatagaagaaagtaaagttaaataataaaaaaaataagaatcgTTTCATCTcattggttttaattttattcggTTATTGATTAACAAttacaaatatgtaaaatgtacTCACGTAAATACAACAGCTATTTTTTACTACTTCAAcgcatttttaattcatatttggAATTACGTCTCAATCCAAGTgtacaacaaaaactttagggGTTTTGATCGACATTTTAGGGGTATTTGAAGTTGGTCGTAGGGGTACAtgttgtaggagttggcaacCCTGAATAacgtatatttcatatttgttttttactaCGTACtaaaaggaaaataattatGCAAGATCTGAGAGTGAAGCAAAAATCTTAATTCTAATTATTGTAATGGTTGAAGTCTAATATAAgtctattgttttaatttcaaaacagAAAGAATTACTTTGGCAACGACAACTTTTTAGGTAACTTAAGATTAATTGTAATGAGTTTTTAAGTGTTCGGCAAAAGCGATATTATTTAAGTGTAAGTTTCATGTTACATTATGTTACGTAGCAAACTCAAAGTTTAGTTTACTATCATTCCACTTATTTGTTAGCATTCACAGGATACAGacatcttaataatataatagtattttaaaatgcaaAGAAGAGCCCATCCGTCGGAAATTCAGTtggaaatattattgaaatttttagaACATCAACCTAGCTTAGCGAAaggatttttaaaacataccgCAGCTAGAGAGCATGCTCATATCGAGTGGTCCAAGTTAGCTTCGAAACTAAATAGTGTAAGCGGTGGGTGTGTTAAATCTCCGAAAAGATGGATGAAGGTATgttataaaatcataaaattttgtaggTCTTGTACTTATAATTAAGATGAAATATAGGCATGTAATGCCCTATTTTCTACTTATAGTATTGGAGTGATAAAAAGAGTgcagttaaaaaaaaagcagCCATAAGGACAGGTCTTAGAGGTCAAACTGGCGGTGGTATATCAGAGATAATGCAATTAACTAAATTGGAAGAGCGCATTCTTACTTTAACGGTGGGTGACAGATTTTATGAAGGAGATTTTTAACTTCGAGTTTAGTCAAAAACCTACATCCAAAAATCCTTAtgccttaaatattttaatgaatgtgcttattaatatatatttctcacAGGACCCTACCAGCAGTTCCTCAGGCAGTATAAGAatttttacaccatcacataGTATTGCACCAGTTTCTTTAATTGTAAGtcaagtagaaaataataaagtgtttatgaatttagtaattaatattttaatagtaccgttatcatattttaacttttaggAACCAAATACAATATCTAACATTAGCCCAAAGATTCAAGAGACCCCAACAATTGCTGAAAATATTGATGTGAGTTACTATCtattccttttaaaaattgatagaTTCTTGGTAAcacataaaaaagaaatcattTACCGCTGATGCTTTATAATTAAGAAAGAAATCAtcaatataaatgttaagataattgtaattacataaataaatctttaaataataaattttaggaTAGCACAATATATACATTGATTAACTCAGATGTTGAAACCTCTAAGTATCCAGAACAACCCCAGTCATCTTCCGATGTCTCAAGTaagaagaatttaatttttagtatattgTACTTAATACTGATTACTCCATAACATATAATGTGTGATATTACAGTCCCTAGTCGAGTGAGAAGGCGTTTTCGGCTACAACCCTCACCGCCAAGTCAACACCGTAACTACCTTAATAGCATaactgaaaaattattaagaatagAAGAACAGCGATTGGACCTGGACAAAAAACTTTTAGATCTACTCAATCAAcaatcaataaataacaacCTATTAATACAAACTGTCAATCACGGCCAGCAGGCCATAAGCGAAAGCCAGAAGGCTATGGCTGAAGCTCTTACAGCGATTGCAATTGCAATTAATAAGTAATctgtgtattttaatttaataattaattacttaagttctagttaaaaatacgtaataaGTATAACATTAAgtactaaaatataacaagTTTTAAAAGTAGGAGAAATAACTTTATAGTTAACTCATGATAAATAAGCAATGCAGCaccaaaattttaaacatttaatccGTCTAGTTTTGGCTTAAACTTGATTAGGAGCACTATATACTAAATTAAGAAAACTACAAAGAGtaagttttgaaatatataattaatatcattatgatttaaaattaaataatacaagcAAAATAAATGGCAAGCagtaaaaacacatttatttcttataagtCTGGGATTACtcagtgatttttttttttcaaaatatatttctatttaattaaatagaaatatattttgaatacactggtattattaaaataaggtttGAAATGTATCTTTGTGATTACTTCCTATGTGAATGTTACTGTGATATGTGATAAAAATTGTGTAACTGTACCgtataaatattgtacttcaagtaaaataaaaatataaa
Coding sequences within:
- the LOC125058473 gene encoding uncharacterized protein LOC125058473 isoform X1; translated protein: MQRRAHPSEIQLEILLKFLEHQPSLAKGFLKHTAAREHAHIEWSKLASKLNSVSGGCVKSPKRWMKYWSDKKSAVKKKAAIRTGLRGQTGGGISEIMQLTKLEERILTLTDPTSSSSGSIRIFTPSHSIAPVSLIEPNTISNISPKIQETPTIAENIDDSTIYTLINSDVETSKYPEQPQSSSDVSIPSRVRRRFRLQPSPPSQHRNYLNSITEKLLRIEEQRLDLDKKLLDLLNQQSINNNLLIQTVNHGQQAISESQKAMAEALTAIAIAINK
- the LOC125058473 gene encoding uncharacterized protein LOC125058473 isoform X2 gives rise to the protein MKYWSDKKSAVKKKAAIRTGLRGQTGGGISEIMQLTKLEERILTLTDPTSSSSGSIRIFTPSHSIAPVSLIEPNTISNISPKIQETPTIAENIDDSTIYTLINSDVETSKYPEQPQSSSDVSIPSRVRRRFRLQPSPPSQHRNYLNSITEKLLRIEEQRLDLDKKLLDLLNQQSINNNLLIQTVNHGQQAISESQKAMAEALTAIAIAINK